The Clostridiales bacterium FE2011 sequence GGAGGCGCTGGAAAAGTGGGATCTTTCCCTCCTCTCCTCCGTCTGTCCGCAGATTGTCTCCATCATAAAGAAGATCGACTCCCGTTTCCGCCGGGAAATGAAAAAGGCCGGAAAAGAGATCACACCTTCCCTGTGCATCATCCTGGACGGCCGCGTGCATATGGCGGAACTGGCAACCTATGCCACCCATGCCATCAACGGCGTGGCTGCCCTCCACAGTGAAATCCTCAAGAACGACGTTTTTGCCGACTGGTATCAGCTGTATCCGGAACGCTTCCAGAACAAGACCAACGGTATCACCCAGCGCCGCTGGCTGGGTCTGTGCAATCCGGAGCTTTCCAAACTGATCACTGATCAGATCGGTCCGGGCTTTGAAACGGACCTGGACAAACTGAAAGAGCTGGTTCCGAAGATCAATAAGTCCCTTTGCGGCAAGTTCCGTACCGTGAAGAAGACGAAAAAGAAGCAGCTCTGCGCTGAAATCCTGGCCAAAGAAGGGGTTGCGCTGGATCCGGAAATGGTCTTCGATGTCCAGGTCAAACGCCTGCATGAATATAAACGGCAGTTTATGAATGCCCTGAGCATCCTGGCCATTTATGACCAGCTGAAGCGCGGCCAGCTGAAGGATCTTCCGCCGGTGGCCTTCATCTTCGGTGCCAAAGCCGCACCGGGTTACGACCGTGCAAAGGCCGTCATCCACTGGATCAACCTGATTGCCGATAAGGTGAACAATGATCCGAAGACCAAAGACCGGCTCAAGGTCGTTTTCATACGGAATTACAACTGCTCCTGGGCTGAAAAGATCATCCCGGCCGCCGATATTTCAGAGCAGATTTCCCCCGCAGGTACAGAAGCCTCCGGCACCGGCAACATGAAGCTGATGCTGAACGGTGCTGTAACGCTGGGCACCTTTGACGGGGCGAATGTGGAAATCGTTGAGGAAGCCGGTCGCGAAAACAACTACATCTTCGGCGCCACAGTGGAAGAGCTTGAAAAGATCAAAGATTCCTATGATCCTGTAAAGATTTACAACAAGAACGCGCTGCTCCGCCGGGCCCTTGACACCCTCACAGACGGTACTTTCCCGGATGATGACGGCATGTTTGCCGAGCTGCATGACGCGATCCTGAAGGGCGCCTCCTGGCATAAGCCGGACCACTATTATGTGATGAAGGATTTTGCGGATTACTATGAAACCAAACTGCAGGCCATCCGCGATGCGAAGGCTGACGAAACCGGTTTTGCCCGCAAATGCCTGATGAACGTTGCCTGCGCCGGCAAGTTCTCCTCTGACCGTACCATCCGTGAGTATGCGAAGGACATCTGGAAAGTCTGAGGTTGCATTTACGTCCGCAACAGGATATAATCAGCTCATCAACCCGCCCGGAGGGAATGCCCATGTTTGAGACGATCGAGAACATTTTCGAGGTGTGCCTTGGCTGCGCCATCACCATCGTGGAGATCATCGGCGCGCTGATCATCCTGTATTACGTCATCAAAGCCCTAGTCTTCCTCCTGCAGAAGAAGCACAACGCCTGCCGCGGTTCGCTGACGATGGGGATCACGACGGGCCTGAACTTCCTGCTGGCCAGCGAAGTGCTCAAAACCATCATCGCGCCGGGCTGGAAAGAGATCGGCATGACCTGCGCGATCCTACTGATGCGCGCAGGCATGAGTCTCCTCGTCCACTGGGAAAACAAGCTGGAAGCGGAGAACGGGGAACCCGGAAACAAATAATGCGGCCGATCACCGCAGGCGCCCCCTCCCGGGGCGCTTCTTTATATCCGAAGCGCTTGAAAAACACTCCATCTTGTATTAAAATATGTCTAACATCCACAAGAGATGGAAAAAGGAGGAAGAATATGAAAGACATCAAGAAGTATCTGGCTGAGTTCATCGGTACCCTGGTTCTGGTTCTGTTTGCCTGCGGTGTTGCCGGGCAGATTTGTGCCACGGGCGTTTCCGGGCTGATTGGTACTGCCCTTGCCTTTGGTCTTGTCATCGTCGCCATGGCTTACTCCATTGGCAATATCTCCGGCTGCCATATTAACCCGGCAGTATCCATTGCCATGCTGATCAGCAAAAAGATCTCCGTCAAGGATTTCTGCGGCTACATCGTAGCCCAGTTCCTCGGCGCCATTGCCGGTGCCGCAATCCTTAACGCGATCGTGCAGGACCCCGGAAAGCTCGGCTGCAACGCCCTGTACAACGGCAATGCGTGGCTCAGTTTCCTGATTGAAGTGATTCTTACCTTCGTCTTTGTAATTGCCATTCTGGGTGTTACCTCCAAGGAATCCAACGGAAACATTGCCGGTCTGGTCATCGGCGGTGCCCTTGTCCTGGTTCATCTCCTCGGCATCTCCTTCACCGGCACCTCCGTCAACCCCGCCCGTACCTTTGGCCCGGCTCTGATCGCCGGCAACCTCGGCGGCATCTGGGTATTCCTGCTGGCTCCCCTTGTGGGCGGTGCGCTGGCGGCAATTATCTACCGTTTCCTGGATTCTGATAAATAATATGATTTCTTTTCTCGGCTGTCCCGGATCACGGGACAGCTTTTTACGTTGTAGAATAATAAAAGGCCGTCCTCACAGACGGTCCTTTTATATTTATTCAAACAGTTTTTTCAATGTGAGTGCGGCCTGTTTGACCGCGTTCTTCTTTTCGCCTTTGCTGATCAGCTTTTCCTGTGCTTCACGCAGTGTGCTTCCCTGCTTCATTTCTTCGATCAGCTTTGCTTCCAGCGGCCATTCTGCAGACTCTGTTGCGGGTTCGGGCAGGAATACGTTATGCAGATCCAGTACGACACAGTATTCACCTTTTTCAGTCTTTTCATTTGCCTGAAGGGCTTTCAGCACTTCCTCCGGTGTCCCCCGGAGGGTCTTTTCATGCAGTTTTGTCAGATCACAGCATACCGTAAGCCTTGCTTCCGGCAGGGTTTCCGCAATGATCTCCGTCAGCTCGGTAATTCTGAATGGGGATTCGTGCAGAATGGCCACCTTCACCCCCCGTGCAATCTCTTCCAGTTTCGCACGGATATCCTTTTTCTCCCTGGGCAGGAATCCATAGAAAGCGAACTCCCGTGCGTCAAACCCGCTGATGGAAACAGCGGCGATTCCGGCACTGCATCCGGGAATCGGAATAACCGGAATGCCCGATTCTGCGCACTCCCGGACTACTTCGCTGCCGGGATCCGAGATGCAGGGAGTTCCGGCATCTGTAACCAGTGCCGCTGACAGATCCTCCTCCAGGATTCTCTGTGCAAGCCCGGCTGCCTTGCTGTCTTCGCTGTGACGATGGCAGCTGACCAGCGGAGCTTTCAGTCCGAAAACCTGACACAGTTTCATGGTCACCCGGGTATCCTCGGCTATGATCAGATCGGCGTTTCTCAGGGTTTCCGTTCCCCGGGGAGACAGATCCTGAAGATTACCGATGGGTGTTGCCACAACATACAGAACAGCCACGTTAAGCCTCCGTTATTCTCTTCTCCGCTACCCGCAGCTTGGCGCTGCGTGCCCGGGGATTCCGTTCGACCTCATCCGCGGAAGGCGCAACAGCTCCTCCGGCCAGCACCTTCACAACCGGTTTCCGTCCGCAGGTGCAGATCGGGGCCTTCGGTGGACAGATGCAGGGATTCTCCAGTGTCTTAAAACAGCGTTTTACAATCCTGTCCTCCAGGGAATGGAAGGTAATGACGCAAATTCTTCCGCCGGGTTTCAGACAGTCTGTCAGGTCCTTTAACGCCTGTTCCAACGGTTTGAGTTCATCATTCACGGCAATACGGACCGCCTGGAAAGTCCGCCGGGCCGGATGACCGTCATCTTTCCTGCGTACAGCCTTCGGAATCGCAGCGTCAACAGCATGTACAAGATCAAAGGTGGTTTCAAAAGGCTTTTCCGCCCTGTGTTCACAGATAATACGTGCTATACGGGCCGCCCATTTCTCTTCGCCGTAGTCCCGGATGACTTCCATAATTTCCCGTTCGTCCGCCGTATTCAGGAAGTCCGCGGCTGTCATTGTCTGGCGCTGATCCATGCGCATATCCAGCGGAGCATCCTCATGATAGCTGAATCCCCTTTCGGCCGTATCCAGCTGGGGACTCGATACACCCAGATCCAGCAGGGCGCCGTCCAGGGCCTCTGCTCCTGCTTCTTCCAGCAGCTTTTTCGCGTCATGGAAATTGCCGCGGATCGCGGTGAATCCCGGATAGTCCTTCAGTCGTTCCGATGCGGCCAGGATCGCGTTTTCATCCCGGTCGATCCCGTACAGGCGTGCTGTTCCGCCGGAGGCCTTCAGGATCGCGCCACTGTGGCCGCCGCCGCCCAGCGTACCGTCGCAGTATACGCCGTCCGGCTGAACGTTCATCCACTCCAGTACTTCATTTAACAGTACCGGTTCATGCTTGAACTCCATTGCGTTCATCTACCTTTCGCTTGAACCTTTGATTCAAGCAACTATTCACTCTTCACTCAAAACTCTTAACTCTGAATTCTGAATTCTTAATTCTGAATTCCTTTATGGATCCAGCCCCAGTTCGCTCCTCATTGCCCCGATAAAGTACAGGCTTCCCGTTGCCAGGATCAGTCCGTCTTCACCGGCCAGCTTCCCGGCAGTTTCCAGTCCTTCCTTCAAACTGTTCGCCGCACGGGCTTTCATTCCCTTCCCGCGCAGCAATTCGGCCAGTTCTTCCGCTTTCATAGCCCGGGGGCTGTCAGGCGTCACCGTCACCGCGGTATCGGTTACAGAAGCAAGTCCGCCCAGCATTTCTTCGGACAGTTTTTCCTTCAGCACGCCGGTCAGCAGCACCTTCCTTTTTCCGGAAAGATGCTCCTGTACATACCGGTTGAAAGCAGCGATTCCCTGTGCGTTATGGGCACCGTCCATGACCACGTTCCCGCACCATTCCAGCCGTCCCGGCCAGAAAGCGTTTCCGAGTCCGCTGATCACAGCCTCTTCCGGCACACGAATTCCCTGCTTCTCCAGTTCCTCCAGGACGCAGAGCACCACCAGGGCATTCACCGTCTGGTGCTCACCCGACAGGGAGATTCTCAGGTTTGTCCACACGCGGTTTCCTGTCTTATAATCCGCAATGGTATACCGTGCATTGGCTTCCCGGATCCTGATCTGCTCCTTTTCCGGAATAATCAGGGGCGCTTCTTCTTTTTCTGCCCGGGCGTTCAGCACTTCCCGAACTTCTTTTTCCTCCGGAGGATAACAGACTACAGGTACCCCGTATTTGATGATGCCTGCCTTTTCACCCGCGATCTCTGTCAGGGTATTACCGAGATACTGCATATGATCCATACCGATTGCCGTAATGGCACAGACAGTCGGATTCGGTATAGCATTGGTCGGATCAAGCCGTCCGCCCATTCCCGTCTCCGATATGATCAGCTCCGCTTTTTCAGCCTGGAACGTATGAAACGCCAGGGCAGTACCCAGTTCAAATGGCGTGCAGTGATAATCCAGCTCCCTTTTAAGCTTCTCCGCCGCGTCCAGCGTTTCGTTACCATAATGTGCAAGCTGTTCCGCTGTAATCGGTTTTCCGTTCAGCCGGATCCGCTCATTGTACGTTTGCAGGAAGGGAGAGGTATACATGCCTGTCCTGTATCCTGCCGCTGTCAGCACGCTGTTCAACATGGCACAGACGCTTCCCTTTCCGTTTGTACCGGCCACATGGATCACCGGACAAGCCGGCCATGCCTGTAAAGTCTCAAGCAGGGCTGCGGTATTCCGCAGCCCCTGCTTGTCTCCGTCCCCCAGGGCGGAATGTATTTCGTTTACAACCTCTTCGGCAGTTCTCATAGATTCTCTTTCAGTTCCGCAATGCGGTTTTCCAGTGCGGCAGCCTTCGACTTCGCAGCTTCCAGCTTATCCTTCTCCTGCTGCACCAGC is a genomic window containing:
- a CDS encoding aquaporin yields the protein MKKYLAEFIGTLVLVLFACGVAGQICATGVSGLIGTALAFGLVIVAMAYSIGNISGCHINPAVSIAMLISKKISVKDFCGYIVAQFLGAIAGAAILNAIVQDPGKLGCNALYNGNAWLSFLIEVILTFVFVIAILGVTSKESNGNIAGLVIGGALVLVHLLGISFTGTSVNPARTFGPALIAGNLGGIWVFLLAPLVGGALAAIIYRFLDSDK
- the rsmI gene encoding 16S rRNA (cytidine(1402)-2'-O)-methyltransferase yields the protein MAVLYVVATPIGNLQDLSPRGTETLRNADLIIAEDTRVTMKLCQVFGLKAPLVSCHRHSEDSKAAGLAQRILEEDLSAALVTDAGTPCISDPGSEVVRECAESGIPVIPIPGCSAGIAAVSISGFDAREFAFYGFLPREKKDIRAKLEEIARGVKVAILHESPFRITELTEIIAETLPEARLTVCCDLTKLHEKTLRGTPEEVLKALQANEKTEKGEYCVVLDLHNVFLPEPATESAEWPLEAKLIEEMKQGSTLREAQEKLISKGEKKNAVKQAALTLKKLFE
- a CDS encoding DUF1622 domain-containing protein, with protein sequence MFETIENIFEVCLGCAITIVEIIGALIILYYVIKALVFLLQKKHNACRGSLTMGITTGLNFLLASEVLKTIIAPGWKEIGMTCAILLMRAGMSLLVHWENKLEAENGEPGNK
- a CDS encoding glycogen/starch/alpha-glucan phosphorylase, which translates into the protein MNAKQLLKDAEQRMMTEYHKDLAHASAQELHNAISGAAMDALAPVWVKKEEARASRRQAAYLSMEFLVGRLVYNNLYCMELLDEVKALLKEKGVDITILEDVEDDAFGNGGLGRLAACFLDSAVTCNVPLTGYGLRFRYGLFKQEFVDGRQVELPDDWSKFGDPWSVRRLDEAVVVSMKTGDVLAVPYDMPVVGFGAKNVGTLRLWQTESLNEIDFAVFNSQDYAKAAAAKNQAEDITKFLYPNDTKKEGKQLRVKQQYVLVSATMQDILRAYRKRHGSDYSFFSKEVAAQLNDTHPTMAIPELIRLLGEDGVSFEDAFLIARDTFAYTNHTVMQEALEKWDLSLLSSVCPQIVSIIKKIDSRFRREMKKAGKEITPSLCIILDGRVHMAELATYATHAINGVAALHSEILKNDVFADWYQLYPERFQNKTNGITQRRWLGLCNPELSKLITDQIGPGFETDLDKLKELVPKINKSLCGKFRTVKKTKKKQLCAEILAKEGVALDPEMVFDVQVKRLHEYKRQFMNALSILAIYDQLKRGQLKDLPPVAFIFGAKAAPGYDRAKAVIHWINLIADKVNNDPKTKDRLKVVFIRNYNCSWAEKIIPAADISEQISPAGTEASGTGNMKLMLNGAVTLGTFDGANVEIVEEAGRENNYIFGATVEELEKIKDSYDPVKIYNKNALLRRALDTLTDGTFPDDDGMFAELHDAILKGASWHKPDHYYVMKDFADYYETKLQAIRDAKADETGFARKCLMNVACAGKFSSDRTIREYAKDIWKV
- a CDS encoding bifunctional folylpolyglutamate synthase/dihydrofolate synthase — its product is MRTAEEVVNEIHSALGDGDKQGLRNTAALLETLQAWPACPVIHVAGTNGKGSVCAMLNSVLTAAGYRTGMYTSPFLQTYNERIRLNGKPITAEQLAHYGNETLDAAEKLKRELDYHCTPFELGTALAFHTFQAEKAELIISETGMGGRLDPTNAIPNPTVCAITAIGMDHMQYLGNTLTEIAGEKAGIIKYGVPVVCYPPEEKEVREVLNARAEKEEAPLIIPEKEQIRIREANARYTIADYKTGNRVWTNLRISLSGEHQTVNALVVLCVLEELEKQGIRVPEEAVISGLGNAFWPGRLEWCGNVVMDGAHNAQGIAAFNRYVQEHLSGKRKVLLTGVLKEKLSEEMLGGLASVTDTAVTVTPDSPRAMKAEELAELLRGKGMKARAANSLKEGLETAGKLAGEDGLILATGSLYFIGAMRSELGLDP
- the rsmH gene encoding 16S rRNA (cytosine(1402)-N(4))-methyltransferase RsmH, which codes for MEFKHEPVLLNEVLEWMNVQPDGVYCDGTLGGGGHSGAILKASGGTARLYGIDRDENAILAASERLKDYPGFTAIRGNFHDAKKLLEEAGAEALDGALLDLGVSSPQLDTAERGFSYHEDAPLDMRMDQRQTMTAADFLNTADEREIMEVIRDYGEEKWAARIARIICEHRAEKPFETTFDLVHAVDAAIPKAVRRKDDGHPARRTFQAVRIAVNDELKPLEQALKDLTDCLKPGGRICVITFHSLEDRIVKRCFKTLENPCICPPKAPICTCGRKPVVKVLAGGAVAPSADEVERNPRARSAKLRVAEKRITEA